The following coding sequences are from one Shewanella eurypsychrophilus window:
- a CDS encoding PKD domain-containing protein: MDYSNRFFKVALLSFALSATGLSGSDATAANTPENAQNPSNSHRTFPNVELPEPANGEHAIGLLGAKLPEVAAWYGKTTAQFAKMIREDTSVWLDKQGRIFYVEIEAPSVQSASEPLTTPETALNESQTFLLHSRPGADRVILLDFDGHVTTGRQWNTSYGTSTITSPAYNTEGTSASFTQNELDRIYLMWRQVAEDYAPFNVDVTTQEPAQSLITNSGSGDQQYGTRVVITQDNFANCGCGGFAYVGVYNYVGDRYKPAFVFNSSVVGAGEAISHEVGHNLGLWHDGQTDGTGYYTGHGSGVTGWAPIMGVGYYQELVQWSMDTYPLASEDQNDIAEIQSHGAPLMADDHVDDMLVSNDVTAMTVTNNGDTDQLNGYGLIHLGSDQDMFKFEAGVGSYNVSVLPDDINPNLDIEARLYNSAGTLLQTNNAANVLTASLSGSFDNAGTYFLKIDGVGKGDPLNTGYPDYGSLGQYTISATVQSISNLQGPTAIANTIAYTPDNAPTDVLFSSAGSSDDGTIVSYDWVFGDGEVANTQTPTHQYQAPGEYVASLTVTDDDGLSDQDTVAVSVINREPIAAVAASPLTGQAPLEVIFDSTGSKDDDPQSSISFYWDFGDGSDSTDATPTHTYNAAGSYTATLTVTDNLGDSDVVSIGISVDAPPFIDQFAYGEVVGSGSINGNYSDTYPNSGSQQSIMERESGGKPANRHSFLEHTWLFNILAGDVVTLHLDANMLASSDGDSMLFSYSTNGGSSYSQFAALTSGYASYSSLLPAGSSGEVRVKVEDSNQNSGNRSRDTVSVSSLYIRSETDESQEAPNPASGLSATAISSIQIDLEWIDNSDNETGFDIERTLSGTGSWALVTTVAANSSSFNDTGLNPLTSYDYRVIALNGAGSSVASDTASATTLVGAAITLDAQGYKVKGVKHIQLDWDTSSYMDIYLDNMSVPIVAAIDEQTSPYTYDINTGTKGGGPHTVKVCNGAGSCSEEKTVVF, translated from the coding sequence ATGGATTACTCAAATAGATTCTTTAAGGTTGCGCTGTTGAGCTTTGCCTTATCCGCTACGGGGCTATCAGGATCCGATGCCACCGCAGCTAATACACCTGAGAATGCACAAAACCCTTCAAATTCTCATCGAACTTTTCCCAATGTTGAACTACCAGAACCTGCCAATGGTGAACATGCCATAGGTTTGCTAGGAGCAAAGCTGCCAGAAGTAGCTGCTTGGTATGGCAAGACGACCGCTCAATTTGCCAAGATGATCAGAGAAGACACGAGTGTCTGGTTAGATAAACAGGGCCGGATCTTCTATGTGGAAATAGAAGCGCCATCAGTGCAAAGTGCCTCAGAGCCACTAACTACGCCAGAAACAGCACTCAATGAATCGCAAACCTTCTTGCTTCATAGCCGACCAGGGGCAGATAGAGTCATACTTCTCGACTTCGATGGTCATGTTACAACAGGCAGGCAATGGAATACCTCTTATGGCACAAGCACTATCACCTCGCCGGCCTACAACACCGAAGGAACATCAGCCTCCTTCACCCAAAATGAACTCGATAGAATCTATCTTATGTGGCGCCAAGTCGCAGAAGATTACGCGCCCTTCAATGTCGATGTCACAACCCAAGAACCCGCTCAAAGCCTTATAACAAATTCAGGCAGCGGCGATCAACAATATGGTACCCGAGTGGTGATCACTCAAGATAATTTTGCCAACTGTGGTTGCGGTGGATTTGCCTATGTGGGGGTATACAATTATGTCGGCGACAGATACAAACCTGCGTTTGTGTTTAACTCCAGTGTTGTAGGGGCCGGTGAAGCGATATCACACGAAGTGGGTCATAACCTTGGCTTATGGCACGATGGGCAAACTGATGGCACAGGCTATTACACGGGTCATGGTTCGGGCGTTACAGGTTGGGCACCAATCATGGGGGTTGGCTATTATCAAGAGTTAGTGCAGTGGAGTATGGACACTTACCCACTAGCCAGTGAAGATCAAAACGATATCGCTGAAATTCAGTCCCACGGTGCACCATTAATGGCTGATGATCATGTGGATGATATGTTGGTCTCAAATGACGTGACGGCAATGACTGTCACAAACAACGGTGATACCGATCAACTTAACGGCTATGGACTTATCCACCTTGGCAGCGATCAAGATATGTTTAAGTTCGAAGCAGGTGTTGGCAGTTACAACGTTTCTGTATTGCCTGATGATATCAACCCCAATTTAGATATAGAGGCACGCCTATACAATAGCGCTGGCACCTTGCTGCAAACCAATAATGCTGCCAATGTGCTGACAGCATCATTGAGCGGTAGTTTTGATAATGCTGGCACCTATTTCTTAAAAATTGATGGCGTAGGAAAAGGCGATCCATTAAATACTGGCTACCCAGATTACGGTAGCTTAGGTCAATACACTATATCGGCAACAGTTCAAAGTATCTCTAACCTACAAGGCCCAACTGCGATAGCTAATACTATCGCTTATACACCAGATAATGCACCAACGGATGTCTTATTTAGCAGTGCTGGTTCTAGTGATGATGGCACGATTGTTAGCTATGACTGGGTATTCGGTGATGGCGAAGTTGCTAATACACAAACACCGACACATCAATATCAGGCACCTGGTGAATATGTAGCAAGCCTTACAGTCACCGATGACGATGGCTTAAGCGACCAAGACACTGTGGCAGTTTCCGTTATTAATAGAGAGCCCATTGCAGCAGTCGCAGCATCACCACTTACAGGCCAGGCACCATTGGAGGTCATATTTGACAGTACTGGCTCTAAGGATGATGACCCCCAAAGCAGCATTAGTTTCTATTGGGATTTTGGTGACGGTTCTGATTCAACCGATGCGACACCAACACACACCTATAATGCAGCAGGAAGCTATACCGCAACGCTGACTGTCACCGATAACTTAGGTGACAGCGACGTAGTAAGCATTGGCATTAGTGTCGATGCTCCGCCCTTCATTGATCAGTTTGCCTATGGTGAAGTTGTAGGCTCAGGAAGCATCAATGGTAATTACAGCGATACGTATCCAAATAGTGGCAGCCAGCAGAGTATCATGGAGCGAGAATCTGGCGGCAAGCCCGCAAATCGCCACTCATTCCTAGAGCACACCTGGTTATTTAATATTCTCGCCGGAGATGTTGTCACACTTCATTTAGATGCCAATATGCTTGCCTCAAGTGATGGCGACAGCATGCTGTTCTCATATTCAACGAATGGAGGTTCAAGTTACAGCCAATTTGCAGCATTGACGAGCGGCTACGCTAGCTACTCAAGCCTGCTACCTGCTGGTAGTTCGGGAGAAGTGAGAGTCAAAGTCGAAGATAGCAACCAAAACTCGGGTAACCGTTCTCGTGATACAGTCTCAGTTTCCAGTCTCTACATTCGTTCGGAAACGGATGAGAGCCAAGAGGCGCCTAATCCAGCATCCGGTTTATCAGCAACAGCAATATCATCAATCCAAATTGATCTTGAGTGGATCGATAATTCAGATAACGAGACCGGATTCGATATAGAAAGAACATTGAGTGGCACCGGGAGCTGGGCACTTGTCACAACGGTTGCTGCAAACTCTTCCAGTTTTAACGATACTGGCCTCAACCCGCTCACCAGTTATGATTACCGTGTTATCGCGCTCAATGGTGCCGGCAGCTCTGTTGCCTCTGATACGGCTTCGGCCACCACGCTAGTCGGCGCTGCGATCACCTTAGACGCCCAAGGGTATAAAGTAAAAGGGGTGAAGCATATCCAGCTTGATTGGGATACCTCCTCTTACATGGATATCTATCTCGATAATATGAGTGTGCCAATAGTAGCAGCTATCGATGAGCAGACATCCCCTTACACCTACGACATCAATACAGGGACAAAAGGCGGTGGCCCACATACAGTCAAGGTGTGTAACGGTGCAGGGTCATGTTCAGAGGAGAAAACCGTCGTATTTTAA
- a CDS encoding DUF599 domain-containing protein encodes MSFSVLDVVSFTCFIVCWVGYASFARRKAKTTNCIARCLHQHRIHWMNELMTREVRVGEAALLANLERNITFFASTTMLVLAGVLTLFAQVPRLEAVIASIPYTALPNDAMIQLKLSVLSFIFVMAFFQFTWSMRQYGFLNVMVGAAPIDIDGSNQNLKKYAKHMAVLQDRAAHSYNYGLRAYYFSMAVLCWFFHPVLFICASLFVVYTLYRREFKSKAVAAITAGMQVLDEERARSNKQK; translated from the coding sequence ATGTCATTTTCTGTGCTAGATGTGGTTTCTTTTACATGTTTTATTGTGTGTTGGGTAGGCTATGCTAGCTTTGCACGTCGTAAAGCTAAAACCACTAACTGTATCGCTAGGTGTTTGCATCAACATAGAATTCATTGGATGAATGAGTTGATGACTCGGGAGGTGCGAGTTGGTGAAGCGGCTTTGCTGGCAAACCTTGAACGTAACATCACCTTCTTTGCATCAACGACAATGTTGGTACTTGCAGGTGTGCTAACTCTATTTGCACAGGTGCCCCGCTTAGAAGCTGTGATAGCATCTATCCCCTACACCGCACTGCCTAATGATGCGATGATCCAGCTAAAGTTAAGCGTGCTCAGCTTTATCTTTGTGATGGCGTTTTTTCAGTTTACCTGGTCCATGCGTCAATATGGATTTTTAAATGTGATGGTGGGTGCAGCGCCAATTGATATTGATGGTAGTAACCAAAATCTGAAGAAATATGCTAAGCATATGGCAGTGTTGCAAGACAGAGCTGCGCACTCCTATAACTATGGATTAAGGGCTTACTACTTTTCCATGGCCGTCCTCTGCTGGTTCTTTCATCCCGTGTTGTTTATCTGTGCGAGCCTGTTTGTTGTTTATACCCTCTATCGTCGTGAATTTAAATCTAAAGCGGTAGCGGCTATCACCGCAGGAATGCAAGTGCTAGATGAAGAGAGAGCACGATCTAATAAACAAAAATAG